Below is a window of Pseudalkalibacillus berkeleyi DNA.
TTCGATCCGTCCGCTCAACCAGTCATTCAACTTACACTCAGAAAGAAATTTCTATTTGCGACAATATTCATCAGTGTTTTTCCGCTTCTATTATTCAGCCTCGCCTCTCAAGTACGATTAGGAGAATTAGAATCCATTCAGCTATTTGAATATTGGAGCTGGGCCATTTTGATCATTGGTATCTCGATTGGATTTTCACTAATTGGCTCATATTTATTTTACAAGGATGTCGGTAACCCGATTGATCAGTTGACCGATTCCATGAAACAAATTGAACATGGAACGTTACAACAGACGTCCAATACATATACAGATGAGTTCTCAAGTCTCGTAAATGGATTTAACCAAATGGTAGAAGGTCTTGAAAAGCGCGATCAAATGAATATGCAATTAATAGAAAGCTTCTACTCTGTCTTATCGGCGACACTTGATGCACGTGACCCTTATACAGCCGGCCATTCTAAACGAGTGTCCGAGTATTCTGTCCAAATTGGTAAGCTTGCTGGGTTACCTGATGAAGAGCTTTCGAATCTGAAAAATTCAGCCCTCCTTCACGATATCGGTAAAATTGGCGTCCCGGACCAAGTGTTGTTGAAGGACGGTAAATTGACAGATGAAGAATTTGAATGGATTAAGAAACATCCTAGACTTGGTGCAACCATTTTACAGCAAATCCAGCCTTATAGTGCAATGGAACCGATGATCCCAGGCGTTTGCTATCACCATGAACGATTTGATGGAAAAGGCTATCCAGATGGATTGAAAGGATATAAGATCCCTAAATTTGGTCGCATTATTGCAGTAGCTGATGCGTTTGATGCAATGACGTCCGACAGACCCTATCGAAAAGGAATGCCATCGGAAAAGGCGTTACAAATCCTCAAGAATGGTGCCGGGACGCAGTGGGACCCTGAGTACGCTTCACTATTTGTATCTTATATGGGAGACTATCACCAAGATCAATTATCGGTTTAACAGCGTTCCGTATGGGCGCTGTTTTTTTATGATGAAGGGTTAATGGTTTACGTCCTCAATTATTTGTATTACTATTAGTGATTAATTGGTATGATTATTAATTAAATTGTAAAATCTACCATATGGAAGCAAAAAGCACCCCTTTGTACGAAGGGTATAAGCAAGGCAAAATAATCACCTCAGAATTGAGGCAAACTTAAAATCGAAAGGAGCTATTTCCTTGAGAAAAATTATGTATGGACTGCTCGTAGCGGTATTTGCAATTGCATTAACTGCATGTGGTGGTGACGAGGAAAGTAAAGATAAAGCGCAAGAAGCTGACAAGCAAAAAGCGGGAGACAAAACAGAGCAAGCTGAAAAAATGAAAGAAATGAAGAAAAAGCTTGAAGAACAACAAGTAAAAGAAGATAAAGTTGTCGCTCTTGTCAATGACTCTAAAATTAAGGGAACAGAATATAACCGTTTCTTAGAAAGATATCAAATGCAATTTCAACAGATGGGACAAGATCCTACATCAAAAGAGTCAGCTAAGAAAATGAAAGATCAAATTATCAAAAGCTTAATTGATTACGAAATTGTCATTCAAGAAGCTGATAAAAAAGGATATGAAGCTTCAAGTGAAGAAGTCGACAAACAGTTCGGTGATTTCAAAAGCCAATTTAAAGATGACAAAAAATATCAAGAAGCGCTTAAGCAATACGATTTAACGGAAGAAGAACTGAAGAAAGAAATTGCTGAGAGTATTAAATATACAACCTACGTCGAGAAAGAGATCCAAGTAGAAGAAGTAACCGATCAACAAGCTAAAGACTACTATGCAAAAATTAAGGATTCACAAGGCGATAAAGCGCCTAAGTTTGAAGAAGTGAAGGATCAAATTAAAACTCAGCTACAAAATCAACAAAAACAAGAAAAAGTCGCTGAGAAAGTGAAGAAACTGAAAAAAGATGCTGACATTAAAGTGAAAATATAATAGAAGCAAAAGGCTGACTCAATGAGCGAGAGATTGCTCTTGAGTCAGCTTTTTTTATTGCATAAGCCTTTCACTTCATCAAACATCTATTATTGATTTCTGGATCGATATAGCAAATAAATGAAGTACGGTGCACCCAATGCAGAGGTAAATACACCTGCAGGTACTTCTAACGGTGAGAATGCAGTCCGAGCAATGAGGTCGGCTCCCATCACTAATAATGCACCAACTAATGCAGAAGTCGGTATTAATGCACCAAAGGATGAACCTACTAGTTTCCTAGCAATGTGGGGTGCCATCAGCCCGACAAATCCTACGCCCCCGACGAATGCAACAGCGCCTCCCGCAAGTGCAGTGCTGAATAATAACAACACCATCCTATCTCTCTGAACAACACTACCAAATCCTCGCGCTAAATCTTCACCAAGTTCTTGCGTGTTCAACCTACGCGCGTAAATCCAGACAAATACCATTAGAATGATGATCCATGGTGCGAGTGTTGAAACTTGATTCCAGTTTGCACCGTTCACACTACCCGTAATCCAAATTTGCGCTTGTGTAGCAAGGTACAACGGACCAAATAAAATCATCATATTCGTAAGTGCCTGCATAGCCGCTGCAAGCCCAATTCCGATTAATACGAGCCGGACGGGGGTAACACCATTACGCCAGGACAGGACGTAAACGAGTACACCTAAAGTTAATGCCCCTATAAACGCGGCAACAGGTAACCAGTGAATACTGACGGTCAATGCACTACTCCGCTCCCCGCTGAAAATAGTCAAAAACGTGACAACTGCAAGTGATGCGCCGCCGGTAATTCCGATTATATCCGGTGAAGCAAGCGGATTCCGTATAATCCCCTGAAGAATTGCACCTGATACAGCAAGCGCCATTCCAGCGAGTAAGGCTAGAACAATACGAGGTAGTCTGAACGATTTAATGACGAGTTCATTCATCTCATTACCCATGCCGATTAATGTTTTAACGACTTCTATTGGATGGATTTTCATTTCCCCTATGCTGACACTAACAATTAAAAGTAACAATGTAGCAATAGATAAGAAGAAAACATAGAGAACTGCCTTTTTATCAATCAAATAAGACATCCACTTCGTTCGAAAGGGTCGGTATTGACTCATAATTTATTCAACCCCCTTCTTGCAATATAAATAAAGAACGGTGTGCCGATCAGTGCAGTCATGACACCAACCGGAACTTCCTTTGGCATAATCACATATCTTGCGCCGATGTCTGCAATAAGTAAAAGCATAGCGCCTAGCAGTGCGCTATAAGGGATGACCCACCTGTAATCGATCCCCACTAACCCGCGTGCAATATGTGGAATGACGATTCCGATGAATCCAACAGGCCCTGCAATCGCCACGGCTGATCCTGCTAAGAGGACAATCACAATTGCTGCACTGATTTTGACAATAGCCGTTTTCTGACCTAATCCAACTGCAACATCCTCTCCCATTGCAAGGATGTTCATTTGCCTCGTCAGGAACAGTGCACCTATCCATCCGACCACCAGATAAGGCAGCATAGTCGTGAGGATTTCTAGCTTTCTACCTTCAACTGAACCCGTCAACCAAAACAACACTTCATCTAATGCTTTCTCATTTAAAGAAAGCATCCCTTGCGTTAATGAAGCAAACATTGCCGCCATAGCCGCTCCAGCTAAAGTTAATTTAACGGGTGTGAGTCCGTCTCTTCCAAGCGTTCCAAGAAAATAAACAATCAGTGCAGTCACCATCGCGCCAAAAAAGGCAATCCAAGCGAATTGATGAATAGAAGATACGGAAAAGAACGTCACTGCAACTACAATAAAAAATCCAGCTCCAGCATTAATCCCAAATATACTCGGTGAGGCTAAAGGATTCCGTGTAATCCCTTGCATCAGTGCGCCTGCTACAGCAAGACTTGCACCGACTGCAGCCCCGATGAACGCTCGCGGCACACGACTTTCTTGAATGATGATATGTGCATTCGAACCATCAAATTGTCGGAAAGAATCAATCACCATTCCCCAATTCACTTTCGTATAACCGTATACAAAACTACAACCTATAAAGACGATGACTAAAATGATGCCGAGAATCATCCCAATCACCTTTTGACTATTTGTATGTAAGAGTTCCTTTTTCATATGTATTTACCTCTCTACGATATACTATCCCATTTAAGTCTATAAGTGTCGCATGTAACTGTCAATGATAATCATTATCAATTTGGTGTTGACAAGGAATGAAAACGGTTATACACTACTAATTGTGAATGAGATTCATTATCAATCAAATACATATTCAGGAGGAACAACATATGCATAAACGAAAGCGTTACAGTATATTCTCACTTATCCTTGCTCTAGTTGTCGTACTAGCTGCATGTGGTGGGTCTGATACGAAAGAAGGATCCGAAGACCAAAAAGATGGAGATAATAAGAATTCTTCCGCTTATAAAGTTAAGCACGCAATGGGAACAACTGAAGTACCCGAAACACCAAAGAAAGTTGTCATTCTAACAAATGAAGGAACTGAAGCTCTTCTTTCTATGGGGGTAAAACCGACAGGTGCAGTAAAGTCTTGGTTAGGTGATCCTTGGTATAAACACATTAAATCCGACATGGAAGGCGTTAAAGTTGTCGGAACTGAAAGTGATATTAACCTTGAGGCAATTGCAGCTCTTGAACCAGACCTGATCATCGGTAATAAGCTCCGTCAGGAAAAGTTCTACGATCAATTGGATGCTATTGCACCAACTGTTTTCTCTGAAACATTAAAAGGTGACTGGAAAGAAAACTACAAGCTTTACGCTAAAGCATTAAATAAAGAAGAAGAAGGAAATCAAGTCCTAGCTGACTTCGATCAACGTATAGAAGATATCAAAGGAAAACTTGGAGACAAAGTAAACCAAGAAGTTTCTGTGGTTCGTTTCTTACCAGGTAAGTCACGTATCTATCTTAAGGACTCTTTCTCTGGAACAATTTTAGAGCAGATTGGATTCAAGCGTCCTGAACCTCAAGACAAACCTGATTTTGCTGATGAGGTAACGAAAGAACAGATTCCAAATATGGATGGGGACATCCTCTTCTACTTCACATATGAAACGGGTGAAGGTGAAGCATCGAAAACGGAAAAAGAGTGGACAAACGATTCACTATGGAAGAACCTTGATGTTGTAAAAGAAGGAAATGCTCACAAAGTAAGTGACGCAGTCTGGAACACTGCTGGAGGCGTACTTGCAGCAAACGAAATGCTCGATGACATCGAAAAGAAATTTGACCTTAAATAAATGAAAAGACGTGCAGCCACACAATCTGGTTGCACGTCTTTATTCTTATGAGTCGAACTTGATAGGAGCATCTTTCAATACTGGATACGAAGCTACTAGTAGGATTGCGCCAACCGCACCTAATAAACTGAATCCTGTAAGTCCATTGAGCGTTGATAGCTGTTCATATAAAACGTTGAACCCACCCATTACTTGTAAAATGTAGCCGACGAATGCAAGCAATGTAACTGTAAGTGCAAATCTTATAAAGCCAATTCTAAACCATAATGCAGCGATAAAGAAACTGCAACCAAACAACGTTAATGCTGACATTAAATCGATCCACGTGTATGCAAGGAAACTTTGTTTCGTTATCATTTCAGCTGTGTGTAAAAATTCAAATTCTATTACACCTTTGTCTGTAAATAGACTCAAAACTGAATACAAGATGTTGAAAAGGACCATATTGAACAAAATTGTAAGAATCCCCATAGCATAAAACACTTTCAAAAACTGAATTCGAGTACTCCCTAAACCAATTGCATATCGGAAGGAATTCGTCACTGTTATGATCGGATATATAACGAACAAACCAATATAAAGTGGTCCTGCAATACTCGTTGAAAATCCAGACAAATCAAATGCAACACCTGCCAAGATCCAAGCGATAGACAACAATAGGGTAATCATCCACATTAGTTTAGTAATGATTCTTATGTCAAAATAAATGAGTCTTGCTGTTCCGCTGAAGGTATTCATGCAAGCACCTCCTCTGTATCGTTTGTTATGTTAATTAAATAGTCTTGTAGATCCGCCTTCTCAATCGTTACATTGTATTTATTTGAAGTTCTCTTCCACTCTTCAGTGTACAAATCGTCAATCATGACACGGCACATATGCCCTAGATTCTCCTTTTCGAGGATGTTCATATTTTCAGTAAGTTCGTTAATGACCTTTTGATCTCCGGTTAATAATATGCCTCGCGAGCGTAAATCATCTATGGATTGATGAAAAAGTATTTTGTGATTATGAATAACAGCAATTGATTCACATAACGGTTGAATTTCATTGATGTGGTGAGTGGATAGTAGGATATGTCTCGGATGATTTTCATAGCTTTCTAGCATGACTTTAAATAGCTGCTTGCGGACAACGGCATCAAGACCATTTGTTGGTTCATCAAGAATCGTAACCTGTGCATGACTGGCTAAACCAATTACAAGCTGAAGTGACGTTTTCATTCCTTTAGATAATGCTTTTATCTTCTTATTCAATGGAAGCTTGAACAACTTAAGTAATTGCTCTTCCGTTTCCTTTCTCCAATTAGGATGGAACCCTTTCGCAATCTCGATTGTGTCACGTACTTTCCAATCTGGATTAAAGGGCTGATTCTCCTGAATAAAGCATATGTTTCTTCTCGCTTCTTGATTGTTATAAGGTGCCATTCCCATAACAGATATGTCGCCGCTTTGAGGTTGATTAAGCCCAGCTAACAGCTTCATCAATGTTGTCTTACCTGCCCCATTTCTCCCCCATAGGCACGTAATGATAGGGTCTTCTTCCTCGAAATTAATCTTATCCAAAACAAGATCTGATTTATAACCGTAACTGACATCTCTTAACTCAATCATTTGTTCTCCCCCTTTTCAGATGTAATCATCTCAATGATTGCTGATTTGCTTAAATGAATACGATTGGCTTCTTGCAGCAAAGGCTCAACATATTCGGAAAAGAAATCTTCTTTCCGTTTATCTAATAATTGTTGCATTGCCCCTTTATTCACGAACATTCCTACTCCTCTTTGCTTATAAATGATGTTTGAATCAACAAGTGATTGCAGACCTTTTCGTGCTGTAGCTGGGTTAATGTTGTAGAAGCGGGATAAATCGTTCGTAGAAGGTACTTGTTCTCCTTCCTTTAAACGTCCTTCCACAATGTCATCCATAATCATCACGGCAATTTGGTGAAAAATCGGTTGGGATTCGTCCAATGTCGGCTTCAATCAGCAACCTCCTTTCTTACATTAATCATGTATATGCTAAACCTAGTCGGTTAGTTACTTATGTAACTAACTATATTACCTTTTCCATCAAATGTAAAGTTCTTTTTTCCAAAAAAAGAGACTGTCTAGAAAGTCAGTGAAAACTGACCTTCTAGACAGCTCTGTGTAAGATATGGATTTCCACGGAATTCAATAAAAAATGACCTCGTTAAAGGACTTATCAGAAAGCCCCATAAAGAATTACTCTTCAATTGGGAAATGGAGTTCGAATGGTGATTCCACTCCCTCAAACGCATCGTATTGTTCGAATCCAAAGTGGTCAATTTGCTTATATGCTGAATCTTTAATCCATCTATAGAGATATGGATATGGGTTGAAATCATCCTTTTTTGGATTAACTGAGAGTGTAGCATATTGACGAGCTGGGATGATGTGTTGAATCATTCCCTCGGGAATATTGTCGAAATCACTAACTTCAACACCAGCGATCCAAGTGAATTCATCTTGATCAGGCTTCCAATCCGGTGGATCAATATAAATGCCATATGAGCGTGGCGCATTCACCCGATTCTTCACTTTATGGATATGCTGGTCATAGAACTCTTTCACCATATTAGGAATGATCACGTCTTTCTCTTCCATATTCGTTGTACATGACATCCCTACAATTTTGACCTCACTTTTACTTAAGATTTTTGGTTTAATATTAATTTTTACTATGTCCTTCAAAGTTTTTTCATCCCCTTTTTACTTCTTTTAGGAAGCTAAGTCATCAATCGTTTGTTCCGCATTCTTCGGCTTAGCTGTAAACATACTTACGACAACAGTGACGAGTAAAGACATCAAGAAACCAGGAACCGCTTCATAGGTAATACCGAATAAGATTGTGGAGAATAAATTTTTCACATCTGGAAGAAAAGTATACGTCCATTCTGGTTGTTGCTTAACTAAAATAACCGTAATGAGACCAACAATCATTCCCCAGAATACGCCATGTTTCGTCGTCCCTTTCCAATAGAAAGACAATAACAATGCTGGACCGAAACAGGCTCCTAATCCACCCCAAGCAAATAAGACCATCCAAAATACGAACTCTTTAGCAGAGAAAGCAAGCCAAACGGAAAGCAACATGAGTATGCCAATTGAAATACGACTATACAATACAAGCCTTTTCCCATCTAATGTTTTCCCTTTACCAAGAAGACGATCGTATACATCCCTAACAAGAGAGCTTGATCCAACGAGCAGCTGACTATCCGCACTAGACATGATCGCTGCAAGGATAGCAACTAATAGAATGCCCATGAAAAATGGATTCAGTAACTCACTACCTAATGTTGTGAAAACCGCTTCTTGATTCCCGTCTGGCAACGAAGAAACATCCGGAAAATACGCACGACCAGCTAAACCAATCATGATTGCTCCCCAGCCCATTACAACATTCCAAATTGAACCGATAAGCGCAGCTTGTCTCATTTCTTTTATGTTTCTAAGTGACATGTAACGTACAAGAATGTGAGGATTTCCAGGACTTCCAAATCCAATACCAATGAGATTCATTGCAACACCGAAGCCAAAACTGAAAATACCGTAATAAGAGGGGCCTTGATTATGTAAGGCTTCAATTATTGGACCAAAGCCGCCCAACCCAATGATTGCTACGATCGGTAAAATTACTAAGGATAAAAACATGAAACCCGCCTGGAGCACATCTGTTTTACTAACGGCATGGAAGCCACCCAATACGGTATATACGAGTAGAATAATCGCTGTAAACCACATGCCCCCAGTGTTGGATAACCCAAGGGTTGATGAAAATGCAGTACCTCCAGCGACGACCTGACTCCCTACATATGCCACCATGAAGAAAGTGATAATTAAAGCACTTGTTACGCGTAAAATGTTTGAATGGTCTTGATAGCGACTTTCTAGAATATCAGGTACAGTTATACTATCCGTACTTTCACTATACTTGCGGAAACGTCTTGCTACGAAGAAGAACATAAACACTTCAACCGTCACAAAGCCGGCAAGCGCCCAAACTGCAAGCAAACCACTAGCATACGCCATTCCTGTTACACCTAGGACAAGCCAGCCGCTCCTGCCTGAACTAACGGCACTCAGCGCAACTGTCCATTTTCCAAGACCTCTTCCAGCGAGGAAAAAATCTGTTAATCCCCCTGAACTCTTTTTAGAACTTAAGAATCCGATCAACAACAATATCAACAAATAGATGACGAGTATGATGATGGTTAAAGGATGAGCAGTCATTTAGAAATGCCCTCCTTACTTTGAGTATTCACACTTGCTGCCTTATCTTTTCTACCTAAAGATATGTAACAAATAATCGCTGTTAGAATAATTCCAATTGGTACG
It encodes the following:
- a CDS encoding HD domain-containing phosphohydrolase, with amino-acid sequence MATYDMFLKQLVKNYLIGSFVAVGGIGSMFIFRTLTLSVEESIYMLIIILISLLIMISCEFISLRKHLEPIKSILHNNIESTEQIKKSYLHTQRFPILAFKRTIGPHLLGLSIPATTLSYLFIQIGWLNIPIIYIGYAFIGAILVASVHGMIEYYLTSKSILPVLEKIRTLSLQHFHFDPSAQPVIQLTLRKKFLFATIFISVFPLLLFSLASQVRLGELESIQLFEYWSWAILIIGISIGFSLIGSYLFYKDVGNPIDQLTDSMKQIEHGTLQQTSNTYTDEFSSLVNGFNQMVEGLEKRDQMNMQLIESFYSVLSATLDARDPYTAGHSKRVSEYSVQIGKLAGLPDEELSNLKNSALLHDIGKIGVPDQVLLKDGKLTDEEFEWIKKHPRLGATILQQIQPYSAMEPMIPGVCYHHERFDGKGYPDGLKGYKIPKFGRIIAVADAFDAMTSDRPYRKGMPSEKALQILKNGAGTQWDPEYASLFVSYMGDYHQDQLSV
- a CDS encoding SurA N-terminal domain-containing protein — translated: MRKIMYGLLVAVFAIALTACGGDEESKDKAQEADKQKAGDKTEQAEKMKEMKKKLEEQQVKEDKVVALVNDSKIKGTEYNRFLERYQMQFQQMGQDPTSKESAKKMKDQIIKSLIDYEIVIQEADKKGYEASSEEVDKQFGDFKSQFKDDKKYQEALKQYDLTEEELKKEIAESIKYTTYVEKEIQVEEVTDQQAKDYYAKIKDSQGDKAPKFEEVKDQIKTQLQNQQKQEKVAEKVKKLKKDADIKVKI
- a CDS encoding FecCD family ABC transporter permease gives rise to the protein MSQYRPFRTKWMSYLIDKKAVLYVFFLSIATLLLLIVSVSIGEMKIHPIEVVKTLIGMGNEMNELVIKSFRLPRIVLALLAGMALAVSGAILQGIIRNPLASPDIIGITGGASLAVVTFLTIFSGERSSALTVSIHWLPVAAFIGALTLGVLVYVLSWRNGVTPVRLVLIGIGLAAAMQALTNMMILFGPLYLATQAQIWITGSVNGANWNQVSTLAPWIIILMVFVWIYARRLNTQELGEDLARGFGSVVQRDRMVLLLFSTALAGGAVAFVGGVGFVGLMAPHIARKLVGSSFGALIPTSALVGALLVMGADLIARTAFSPLEVPAGVFTSALGAPYFIYLLYRSRNQ
- a CDS encoding FecCD family ABC transporter permease, whose product is MKKELLHTNSQKVIGMILGIILVIVFIGCSFVYGYTKVNWGMVIDSFRQFDGSNAHIIIQESRVPRAFIGAAVGASLAVAGALMQGITRNPLASPSIFGINAGAGFFIVVAVTFFSVSSIHQFAWIAFFGAMVTALIVYFLGTLGRDGLTPVKLTLAGAAMAAMFASLTQGMLSLNEKALDEVLFWLTGSVEGRKLEILTTMLPYLVVGWIGALFLTRQMNILAMGEDVAVGLGQKTAIVKISAAIVIVLLAGSAVAIAGPVGFIGIVIPHIARGLVGIDYRWVIPYSALLGAMLLLIADIGARYVIMPKEVPVGVMTALIGTPFFIYIARRGLNKL
- a CDS encoding ABC transporter substrate-binding protein; translation: MHKRKRYSIFSLILALVVVLAACGGSDTKEGSEDQKDGDNKNSSAYKVKHAMGTTEVPETPKKVVILTNEGTEALLSMGVKPTGAVKSWLGDPWYKHIKSDMEGVKVVGTESDINLEAIAALEPDLIIGNKLRQEKFYDQLDAIAPTVFSETLKGDWKENYKLYAKALNKEEEGNQVLADFDQRIEDIKGKLGDKVNQEVSVVRFLPGKSRIYLKDSFSGTILEQIGFKRPEPQDKPDFADEVTKEQIPNMDGDILFYFTYETGEGEASKTEKEWTNDSLWKNLDVVKEGNAHKVSDAVWNTAGGVLAANEMLDDIEKKFDLK
- a CDS encoding ABC transporter ATP-binding protein, with amino-acid sequence MIELRDVSYGYKSDLVLDKINFEEEDPIITCLWGRNGAGKTTLMKLLAGLNQPQSGDISVMGMAPYNNQEARRNICFIQENQPFNPDWKVRDTIEIAKGFHPNWRKETEEQLLKLFKLPLNKKIKALSKGMKTSLQLVIGLASHAQVTILDEPTNGLDAVVRKQLFKVMLESYENHPRHILLSTHHINEIQPLCESIAVIHNHKILFHQSIDDLRSRGILLTGDQKVINELTENMNILEKENLGHMCRVMIDDLYTEEWKRTSNKYNVTIEKADLQDYLINITNDTEEVLA
- a CDS encoding GntR family transcriptional regulator, with translation MKPTLDESQPIFHQIAVMIMDDIVEGRLKEGEQVPSTNDLSRFYNINPATARKGLQSLVDSNIIYKQRGVGMFVNKGAMQQLLDKRKEDFFSEYVEPLLQEANRIHLSKSAIIEMITSEKGENK
- a CDS encoding GyrI-like domain-containing protein; translated protein: MKDIVKINIKPKILSKSEVKIVGMSCTTNMEEKDVIIPNMVKEFYDQHIHKVKNRVNAPRSYGIYIDPPDWKPDQDEFTWIAGVEVSDFDNIPEGMIQHIIPARQYATLSVNPKKDDFNPYPYLYRWIKDSAYKQIDHFGFEQYDAFEGVESPFELHFPIEE
- a CDS encoding sodium/proline symporter; the encoded protein is MTAHPLTIIILVIYLLILLLIGFLSSKKSSGGLTDFFLAGRGLGKWTVALSAVSSGRSGWLVLGVTGMAYASGLLAVWALAGFVTVEVFMFFFVARRFRKYSESTDSITVPDILESRYQDHSNILRVTSALIITFFMVAYVGSQVVAGGTAFSSTLGLSNTGGMWFTAIILLVYTVLGGFHAVSKTDVLQAGFMFLSLVILPIVAIIGLGGFGPIIEALHNQGPSYYGIFSFGFGVAMNLIGIGFGSPGNPHILVRYMSLRNIKEMRQAALIGSIWNVVMGWGAIMIGLAGRAYFPDVSSLPDGNQEAVFTTLGSELLNPFFMGILLVAILAAIMSSADSQLLVGSSSLVRDVYDRLLGKGKTLDGKRLVLYSRISIGILMLLSVWLAFSAKEFVFWMVLFAWGGLGACFGPALLLSFYWKGTTKHGVFWGMIVGLITVILVKQQPEWTYTFLPDVKNLFSTILFGITYEAVPGFLMSLLVTVVVSMFTAKPKNAEQTIDDLAS